One window of Phycisphaeraceae bacterium genomic DNA carries:
- a CDS encoding immunoglobulin domain-containing protein, with protein sequence MYRNNAIAWGRLLSGFVTSMAGLSCRAIMLALALGCGVFSVECGAQTLTWTGAGDGVTFGMATNWSPNAIPGAGNDCVVPAGAPTIQINNNFAVKSLTTGRAMSLGSCCTFTLTGGLQLQSGAVFQLANSGSCSGLIFSGGTQSIWGTGEISVVTMGINGSGILLVNNASVTIASGVRVSYSAAATGTSASIEVPSGCTLTNQGEIALSKSNATLSIWNGGSFSNQGTLSVSAGTLKLTTGVWTNSGTLSLTGSGTLSLAGQFSSLGQISRSGGTLIVGGQFTGPELAATAATGEIILTAADFTGVTLRGNGAVVRGSGNSSLRNCAILGEVKLTFGAWTIRDGLEVRGSSSLALSGSPTLRFSGGSQNVWGTGTISNPSFSVDPSTSVTVSPSVSMTFGAGGANPVRGDGGFFVDSTGTLTTLGAITLLGPYSTFSVTGTGVYTNAGSITAGDTNSVRLQSENWVNSGTITGNGAFLTFAGRFSALGSVTRTGGTLTVGGTFVGAELRANNGTGNISLADLSAAGVLFSADGNNTMSIEGAVALSACTLAANTTYKYCGALTVQSGLTLSGGATLTIPSSSSCSKPPISFDGGTQLVSGQGTIQGHGGNDSDILIKNNATVTIGPDVVLRVQTITIESGSQLTNNGTIASDATGMQVSIGGAGAFTNNSLVVASGGSMTLSVASWTNSGIFSVSGGSLFSLQGTYSSLGTIQRTGGTIELKGTFTGSALAATPATGDLQLANLTLTGVALSSSGGAKLRQKYGSGVLDACSIAGEMVIGQSGQCVVRNGLTFIGGATITIDSDVASYSASLVLSGGPQTIAGTGTIQFASTAGSANFNLSSNAIATIESGIVVRNKAGSTGSKIGTIVLFDSSVCTMRGQVISDVPGRSLVLTGYFGSSLVNEGMLGADGASLEVSPPLWTNSGFLLLQNSGILTLGGSYSTIGAVTRSGGTLILNGTPSNLQLSTDDAGGDIVLGTPTLINSTLRGLGTARVIARGNLTLDACTLGGTFVSESCSTVNINNGLMLDNAAISFVSASNCSQSNLHLYFWGGPQTFGGTGTVQLGGGKISTVDVVTFAPGISFSIGAPGRTSSGSIGVNGTLNCYSPIVMNSNASLDINGGTGSRFVNLGGIDLLSGTMNIKCLWGSTGSFSFAPTARLFLDGTYTVDSPFSVSSGGLLSLSGNWVNNSTISSNGAELYFYGTWSNAGLFDVSNSTWRIGNQYPSLGAHTGSNNTVTYAGSLPFGLLVADATTGDITLSALSATGTTFRALDGAKFINSASGTWTGCTLDGDMLITGCTGLSVVGGLTLQNGSTISIDLSCNATGLKLTASSPTQAGLLGNGRVRILNSSTTGKGISFEGTNQDIPSGITIEMPAEATSAATSVAITSGLTVTNRGKISMDRAGGTFAWTGGNLVNLGLLSITAGKLDIAALSGSIGNIQLEPGSSLSLGGSYTVDHPLAVSSGGTLSLSGTWTNSAAISSSGATLILGGTWTNSGSFAVSNSAWTIGGTYTSLGNWSGANNALTYGGTFPGTSLIANASTGDITLATVTFKNAALTATAGAKFVFAQNATVTLNNCDLGADLLVGPCAALVVTGPLNLLNNPTIRLANGGCNLTPLTFSTTNSTISGAGQILFGINTLATVISVSTASATFGPDVFVGFDPTQPSTKSTTISISSARTLTLQGILSADQVNRTLNVSGSGTFTNSGSVRSTAGTLSIAPTTISNLPTSTSVLTGGKWIANGGSLTLGSRTVVSIAPATELRLTGPAPAIPNLSGLRSNSGTFSIESLSVATTPSTGTFSNTGTLELGPNALLSVTGSASLLPGSTISARLRGIGPTEKGSLVASGPIVLGGRLTGSFESPYVPTAGDVIAGLVVAPTISGSLDSVCFADNPSRLGALASLISNATPMSLDLIVTPDAGLSPVVTQQPSDTSATPVAHFEVDASPDGGEYRWMKNSVPLNDGVTESGSVISGSSSLNLAISGVTPADAGSYRCSITNICGTVASDAAYLIFCAGDLNADGLVEDADFVIFLAQYNILDCADPGMRPGCSADLNKDGVVDDADFQLFVPAYNELICD encoded by the coding sequence CGCTCTGGCGCTCGGGTGCGGCGTTTTTTCGGTTGAATGCGGCGCACAGACATTGACGTGGACCGGTGCCGGCGACGGCGTCACGTTTGGCATGGCCACAAACTGGTCTCCCAACGCGATTCCCGGCGCCGGAAACGACTGTGTCGTTCCCGCCGGCGCACCGACGATTCAGATCAACAACAACTTTGCGGTGAAATCGCTGACGACAGGGCGCGCGATGTCGCTCGGCAGCTGCTGCACGTTCACCCTTACAGGCGGATTGCAACTGCAATCGGGCGCGGTCTTTCAACTTGCGAATTCAGGTTCCTGCAGCGGGCTGATTTTTTCGGGCGGGACGCAGTCGATCTGGGGAACCGGTGAAATCTCTGTCGTCACCATGGGGATCAATGGTTCGGGGATACTGCTCGTGAACAACGCGTCGGTGACGATCGCGTCGGGCGTGCGGGTCTCGTACAGCGCCGCCGCGACTGGCACGTCGGCCTCGATCGAGGTTCCGTCGGGCTGCACGCTTACCAATCAGGGCGAAATCGCGCTCTCAAAGAGCAATGCCACCCTCTCGATCTGGAACGGCGGATCCTTCAGCAACCAGGGAACGCTGAGCGTGAGCGCCGGCACGCTGAAGCTCACCACGGGAGTCTGGACGAACAGCGGGACGCTTTCGCTCACCGGCTCCGGAACGCTGAGTCTTGCCGGTCAGTTCTCGAGCCTCGGGCAGATTTCACGCTCCGGCGGAACGCTGATCGTGGGGGGGCAATTCACCGGCCCGGAACTGGCCGCGACCGCCGCGACCGGCGAGATCATTCTCACAGCTGCCGATTTCACGGGCGTCACCCTGCGGGGAAACGGCGCCGTGGTGCGGGGCAGCGGCAATTCTTCGCTGCGCAATTGCGCGATTCTCGGCGAGGTGAAACTGACCTTCGGAGCGTGGACGATCCGTGACGGGCTCGAGGTGCGCGGGAGTTCGTCGCTGGCACTCTCGGGCTCTCCCACGCTTCGCTTTTCCGGCGGCTCGCAGAATGTCTGGGGAACCGGAACGATTTCCAATCCGTCGTTCTCGGTTGATCCGAGCACTTCGGTCACGGTTTCGCCAAGTGTGTCGATGACCTTCGGCGCAGGTGGCGCGAACCCGGTTCGGGGCGACGGTGGATTCTTCGTGGACTCAACCGGAACACTGACGACGCTCGGCGCCATCACACTGCTCGGGCCGTACTCGACTTTCTCGGTTACTGGAACCGGCGTCTACACCAACGCAGGCTCGATCACGGCGGGAGACACCAATTCGGTCAGGTTGCAGAGCGAGAACTGGGTCAACTCCGGAACCATCACCGGCAACGGTGCGTTCCTGACTTTCGCCGGCCGCTTCTCCGCACTCGGTTCGGTGACACGAACGGGCGGCACGCTCACCGTCGGAGGCACGTTTGTTGGCGCGGAGTTGCGCGCAAACAACGGAACAGGAAATATTTCCCTGGCAGATTTGTCGGCGGCCGGCGTGTTGTTCTCCGCCGATGGGAACAACACGATGTCGATCGAAGGAGCGGTCGCGCTCTCCGCGTGTACGCTCGCGGCGAATACAACTTACAAGTACTGCGGCGCGTTGACCGTGCAATCGGGTTTGACCCTTTCCGGCGGGGCGACGCTGACGATCCCTTCCAGCAGCTCCTGCTCGAAACCACCGATTTCCTTCGACGGCGGAACACAGCTTGTCTCAGGGCAGGGAACCATTCAGGGCCACGGAGGCAACGACTCCGACATCCTGATCAAGAACAATGCAACAGTGACCATCGGCCCGGATGTCGTTCTTCGGGTGCAAACGATCACAATCGAGAGCGGATCGCAGCTCACGAACAACGGCACCATCGCCAGCGACGCCACCGGGATGCAAGTCTCGATCGGCGGTGCGGGAGCATTTACCAACAACAGCCTGGTCGTTGCTTCCGGCGGATCGATGACGCTCAGCGTCGCCTCGTGGACGAATAGCGGCATCTTCTCGGTTTCCGGCGGGTCATTGTTCAGTTTGCAAGGCACCTATTCATCGCTCGGAACGATCCAGCGAACCGGCGGAACGATTGAGCTGAAGGGTACCTTTACCGGCTCGGCGCTCGCGGCGACTCCGGCCACCGGCGATCTCCAGCTGGCGAATCTGACTCTCACGGGCGTGGCGCTGAGCAGTTCCGGCGGCGCGAAACTGCGGCAGAAATACGGGTCGGGCGTTCTGGACGCCTGCAGCATCGCCGGCGAGATGGTCATCGGGCAGAGCGGTCAGTGTGTTGTTCGCAACGGGCTGACATTCATCGGTGGCGCCACGATCACGATCGATTCGGATGTTGCGAGCTATTCGGCGTCGCTCGTGCTCTCCGGCGGGCCGCAAACCATCGCCGGTACAGGCACCATCCAGTTCGCCTCAACAGCCGGCTCCGCTAATTTCAACCTGTCTTCGAACGCGATCGCCACGATCGAGAGCGGCATCGTGGTCCGGAACAAGGCAGGATCGACCGGCTCGAAAATCGGCACCATCGTTCTCTTTGATAGTTCCGTGTGCACGATGCGCGGACAGGTCATTTCCGATGTTCCGGGGCGCAGCCTCGTGCTGACCGGCTATTTCGGCTCCAGCTTGGTCAACGAAGGCATGCTCGGCGCCGACGGCGCTTCGCTCGAAGTCTCGCCTCCCCTGTGGACCAATTCGGGCTTTTTGCTGCTGCAAAATAGCGGCATATTGACGCTCGGGGGTTCGTACTCGACGATCGGAGCGGTCACGCGCTCCGGCGGCACGCTGATTCTGAACGGCACGCCCTCGAACCTGCAACTCTCGACCGATGATGCCGGCGGCGACATCGTGCTCGGCACCCCGACCCTGATCAACTCGACCCTGCGGGGACTCGGAACCGCGCGCGTGATCGCGCGTGGAAACTTGACGCTCGACGCGTGCACGCTCGGCGGGACGTTCGTCAGCGAATCGTGCTCAACCGTGAACATCAACAACGGCCTGATGCTCGACAACGCCGCGATCTCCTTCGTGTCCGCCTCAAACTGCTCCCAGTCGAATCTTCACCTGTACTTCTGGGGCGGGCCGCAGACCTTCGGTGGAACCGGAACCGTCCAGCTCGGCGGCGGCAAGATCTCAACGGTCGACGTCGTCACGTTTGCGCCCGGAATCTCGTTCTCCATCGGCGCACCGGGGCGGACCAGCAGCGGGTCGATCGGAGTGAACGGCACGCTCAACTGCTATTCGCCCATTGTCATGAACTCGAACGCATCCCTCGACATCAACGGCGGCACCGGTTCGCGATTCGTCAATCTGGGCGGCATCGATCTGCTCTCCGGAACAATGAACATCAAGTGTCTGTGGGGAAGCACCGGCAGCTTCTCATTCGCTCCGACTGCCCGGCTCTTTCTCGATGGGACGTATACGGTCGATTCGCCGTTCAGCGTTTCGAGCGGCGGCTTGCTCTCACTCTCCGGGAACTGGGTCAACAACTCCACGATCTCCAGCAACGGCGCGGAGCTCTATTTCTACGGCACGTGGTCCAACGCTGGCCTCTTCGACGTTTCGAACTCGACCTGGCGCATCGGCAATCAGTACCCGTCGCTCGGCGCACACACGGGCTCGAACAACACGGTCACCTACGCGGGGTCGCTGCCCTTCGGCTTGCTCGTCGCCGATGCGACGACAGGCGACATCACGCTCAGCGCGTTGTCGGCAACCGGGACCACGTTCCGCGCGCTCGACGGCGCGAAATTCATCAATAGCGCTTCCGGAACCTGGACCGGCTGCACGCTCGATGGGGACATGCTGATCACGGGCTGCACGGGCCTTTCAGTGGTGGGCGGCCTGACGCTCCAGAACGGATCCACAATCAGTATCGATCTCAGTTGCAACGCGACAGGTCTGAAGCTGACGGCGAGCTCGCCGACACAAGCGGGTCTGCTGGGGAACGGGCGTGTTCGCATTCTCAACAGCAGCACCACAGGCAAGGGCATCTCTTTCGAGGGCACCAACCAGGACATCCCTTCGGGCATCACGATCGAGATGCCCGCCGAAGCAACCTCGGCCGCGACCTCGGTCGCAATCACTTCGGGGTTGACTGTGACGAACCGCGGGAAGATTTCCATGGATCGAGCCGGGGGGACATTCGCCTGGACAGGCGGGAACTTGGTGAACCTTGGGCTGCTGAGCATCACGGCCGGGAAGCTCGATATCGCGGCACTATCCGGATCGATCGGGAATATCCAACTGGAACCGGGCTCCTCACTGTCGCTCGGAGGTTCCTACACGGTCGATCACCCGCTCGCCGTCTCATCGGGCGGAACGCTCTCGCTCAGCGGGACATGGACGAACTCCGCCGCGATTTCCAGTTCCGGTGCGACGCTGATTCTCGGCGGCACCTGGACCAACTCGGGTTCGTTCGCGGTTTCCAACTCGGCATGGACGATCGGCGGGACCTACACGTCGCTCGGAAACTGGAGCGGCGCCAACAACGCGCTCACCTATGGGGGAACGTTCCCCGGCACCTCGCTCATTGCGAACGCCTCAACCGGCGACATCACACTCGCAACCGTGACTTTCAAGAATGCCGCGCTCACGGCGACCGCGGGCGCGAAATTCGTCTTCGCGCAGAACGCCACCGTCACCCTGAACAATTGCGATCTCGGGGCCGACCTCCTCGTCGGACCGTGCGCGGCACTCGTCGTAACCGGTCCGCTCAACTTGCTGAACAATCCGACGATCCGGCTCGCGAACGGCGGCTGCAACCTTACACCGCTCACGTTCTCCACCACAAACTCGACGATCAGCGGCGCCGGCCAGATCCTGTTCGGTATCAACACGCTGGCAACCGTGATCAGTGTTTCAACCGCCAGCGCGACGTTCGGGCCCGATGTCTTTGTGGGCTTTGATCCGACTCAACCCTCCACCAAGTCCACGACCATCAGCATCAGCTCCGCGAGAACCCTGACGCTGCAGGGGATACTCAGCGCCGACCAGGTCAATCGCACCTTGAATGTGAGCGGGAGCGGCACGTTCACCAATTCCGGTTCGGTGCGCAGCACCGCGGGCACGCTCTCGATCGCGCCGACCACCATCTCCAACCTTCCAACTTCGACCTCGGTCCTGACCGGCGGCAAGTGGATCGCCAACGGCGGCTCGTTGACCCTGGGGTCGCGCACGGTCGTGTCGATCGCGCCCGCGACAGAACTGCGCCTCACCGGTCCCGCTCCCGCGATCCCCAATCTCTCCGGGCTGCGATCCAACAGCGGCACGTTCTCGATCGAAAGCCTGAGCGTTGCAACGACCCCGTCGACCGGCACATTCTCGAACACGGGCACCCTCGAACTCGGCCCAAACGCTCTGCTTTCAGTAACCGGCTCGGCATCGCTGCTTCCGGGCTCGACGATTTCCGCGCGGCTCCGGGGAATCGGACCGACCGAAAAAGGGAGCCTTGTGGCATCGGGCCCGATCGTGCTGGGCGGCCGGCTCACGGGGTCCTTCGAATCTCCTTACGTTCCCACCGCAGGGGATGTCATCGCGGGCCTTGTTGTCGCCCCGACAATCAGCGGCTCGCTGGATTCGGTCTGCTTTGCCGACAACCCCTCGCGCCTCGGCGCCCTGGCGAGCCTCATCTCGAATGCAACACCGATGTCCCTGGACCTCATCGTCACTCCGGACGCCGGCTTGAGCCCGGTCGTGACGCAGCAACCGTCGGACACCTCCGCCACTCCGGTTGCGCACTTTGAGGTCGACGCGAGCCCGGACGGAGGCGAGTACCGCTGGATGAAAAACTCTGTTCCGCTCAATGACGGAGTGACCGAAAGCGGCTCGGTCATCTCAGGCTCCTCCTCCCTAAATCTCGCCATCTCGGGCGTCACTCCTGCCGACGCAGGAAGCTATCGCTGCTCGATCACAAACATCTGCGGCACCGTCGCCAGCGACGCGGCCTACCTGATCTTCTGCGCCGGCGATCTGAACGCGGACGGCCTGGTGGAAGACGCCGACTTTGTCATTTTCCTTGCGCAGTACAACATCCTGGATTGCGCAGATCCCGGCATGCGTCCCGGCTGTTCGGCGGATCTGAACAAAGATGGTGTCGTTGACGATGCCGACTTCCAACTCTTTGTTCCGGCCTACAACGAGCTTATCTGCGATTAG
- a CDS encoding class I SAM-dependent DNA methyltransferase, whose protein sequence is MNPAQFVSKWSRVDLPERAASQEHFIDLCRLLGQPTPAEHDATGAEYAFEKGVEVAGSASKGSKGDRGFADVWWKSKFGWEYKRKDKYKSLDEAYRQLLQYREALESPPLLIVSDIARTEIHTNFTGTKKEVHTIALADMDQPRSLDLLRRAFTDPESFRPTITAEKITQDVAAQLGKIAEGLRKRGNDPHEAAHFLMKCMFCLFAEDVKLLPDHVFKKLLEKFHHEPAKLTPRLTALFGAMRTGGPYGNDDIAYFNGGLFDDKPALELTEGEVGLLNLAAAQDWGSVEPAIFGTLFERSLDPAKRSQIGAHYTSREDILLVVEPVILEPLRREWAETRAKVSALLEKRAPLVKKALSDKTSPLKKQIAKMRSDIEALITGFLDRVSSLIVLDPACGSGNFLYVAIQKLLELEKEVITFAAKPEIGLGLIPRVRPTQLRGIEINPYASELAQVVIWIGYLQWMRDNGFNPPSNPILSNLSTIENRDAILKVGKNGEPLAQAAEWPEADFIIGNPPFLGSKVFRQNGLEETYIQAMFGAYDLPKTSDLCCYWFELARRAIEKHKEVRAGLLATQGIRGGDNRTVLERIKESGNIFMAWSDREWVLDGAAVQVSMIGFDSGTQSDRRLDGRNVADITPDLATGANLTTASRISDNADIGFMGDTKGGPFDISLEIARSLLGTPNPSDAKNYQVVMPWVNGSDFTRRWRSMWIIDFGVDMSKAEAAKHDAPFAFVEENVKPMRSLNRRVSYAQRWWIHVEPRPAMRSATSKLERVLVTPNLTKYRIFAWLPAHVLADHQLIVFARQDDCFFGFLHSSIHELWARRMGTQLREAESGFRYTPTTCFETFPLPWAPGKEPTTHDAYKAIAAAAKDLDTQRERWLNPPEWIEPIAKRIDAADTFEDVPREARALIRQSAIMAAAAQDPKLKKRTLTNLYNERPTWLRLAHERLDRAVLAAYAAVDPKGGWKEDWAEVWVETGAGQPLPSGHALEKRRGEVEERVLGNLLRMNGERV, encoded by the coding sequence ATGAATCCAGCCCAATTTGTCTCCAAGTGGTCCCGTGTTGACTTGCCCGAGCGCGCTGCAAGCCAGGAACATTTCATTGATCTGTGCCGCCTGCTCGGGCAGCCAACTCCGGCCGAGCACGATGCGACGGGCGCGGAGTATGCGTTTGAGAAGGGCGTGGAGGTTGCGGGGAGCGCGAGCAAGGGGAGCAAGGGCGATCGGGGCTTCGCCGACGTGTGGTGGAAAAGCAAGTTTGGGTGGGAGTACAAGCGGAAGGACAAATACAAGTCGCTGGATGAGGCGTATCGGCAGTTGCTTCAGTACCGCGAAGCGCTGGAAAGCCCGCCCCTGCTGATCGTTTCGGACATTGCGCGCACCGAGATCCACACCAACTTCACGGGGACGAAGAAAGAAGTACACACGATTGCGCTGGCCGACATGGACCAGCCCAGGTCGCTCGACTTGCTGCGGCGGGCGTTCACCGACCCGGAGTCGTTCCGGCCCACCATCACGGCTGAGAAGATCACGCAGGACGTTGCGGCGCAGCTCGGCAAGATCGCTGAAGGTTTACGTAAGCGGGGGAACGATCCGCACGAGGCGGCGCACTTTCTGATGAAGTGCATGTTCTGCCTTTTCGCGGAGGATGTGAAGCTCCTCCCGGATCATGTGTTCAAGAAGCTGCTCGAGAAGTTCCACCACGAGCCGGCGAAACTGACGCCCCGGCTGACAGCGCTCTTTGGCGCGATGCGCACGGGCGGCCCGTACGGCAACGACGACATCGCGTACTTCAACGGCGGGCTGTTTGATGACAAGCCGGCGCTCGAACTGACCGAGGGGGAAGTGGGTCTCTTGAATCTTGCGGCGGCGCAGGATTGGGGGAGCGTGGAACCCGCCATCTTCGGCACGCTCTTCGAGCGATCGCTGGACCCGGCGAAGCGATCGCAGATCGGCGCGCACTACACCAGCCGCGAGGACATTCTGCTGGTGGTTGAGCCGGTGATCCTGGAGCCTTTGCGACGGGAGTGGGCGGAGACGCGCGCGAAGGTTTCGGCGCTGCTTGAAAAGCGCGCCCCGCTGGTGAAGAAGGCGCTGAGCGACAAGACCTCGCCCCTGAAGAAGCAGATTGCCAAGATGCGGAGCGACATCGAGGCACTGATCACGGGGTTTCTCGATCGCGTGTCGTCGCTCATCGTGCTGGACCCGGCCTGCGGCAGCGGCAACTTTCTGTACGTGGCCATCCAGAAACTGCTCGAACTCGAGAAAGAAGTCATCACGTTTGCCGCGAAACCGGAGATCGGGCTGGGGCTGATCCCGCGGGTGAGGCCGACGCAACTGCGCGGGATCGAGATCAACCCGTACGCATCAGAACTGGCGCAGGTGGTGATCTGGATCGGGTATTTGCAGTGGATGCGGGACAACGGGTTCAACCCGCCGAGCAATCCGATCCTTTCGAACCTCAGCACGATCGAGAACCGTGATGCGATCCTCAAAGTTGGCAAGAACGGCGAGCCGCTGGCGCAAGCGGCAGAGTGGCCGGAGGCGGACTTCATCATCGGGAATCCGCCGTTTCTTGGGTCGAAGGTGTTCCGGCAGAACGGCCTTGAAGAGACGTACATCCAGGCGATGTTCGGTGCGTATGACCTGCCGAAGACGAGCGACCTTTGCTGCTACTGGTTTGAACTCGCGCGGCGCGCGATTGAAAAACACAAGGAGGTGCGCGCGGGGCTGCTGGCGACGCAGGGAATCCGCGGCGGGGACAACCGAACTGTGCTGGAACGGATCAAGGAGAGCGGCAACATCTTCATGGCGTGGTCTGATCGCGAATGGGTGCTGGATGGTGCGGCAGTGCAAGTTTCAATGATCGGATTCGATAGCGGCACGCAGTCCGATCGGCGACTCGATGGCAGGAACGTCGCGGACATCACGCCGGACCTAGCAACCGGCGCCAATCTCACCACGGCGAGTCGTATCTCCGACAACGCTGATATCGGATTCATGGGCGATACGAAGGGCGGTCCCTTCGACATTAGCCTTGAAATTGCTCGCTCTCTTCTGGGCACACCAAATCCATCGGACGCGAAGAACTACCAGGTTGTTATGCCGTGGGTGAACGGTTCAGACTTCACCCGACGATGGCGGTCCATGTGGATCATTGATTTCGGCGTGGACATGTCGAAGGCTGAGGCGGCGAAGCATGACGCGCCCTTTGCATTCGTGGAAGAGAACGTCAAGCCGATGCGTTCGCTGAATCGGCGAGTGTCTTACGCGCAACGCTGGTGGATTCACGTGGAACCGCGTCCCGCCATGCGATCCGCTACAAGCAAGCTGGAGCGCGTGCTTGTAACTCCGAATCTGACCAAGTATCGCATCTTCGCGTGGCTTCCGGCGCACGTCTTGGCCGACCATCAGCTCATCGTTTTTGCTCGGCAAGATGACTGTTTCTTTGGATTCTTGCATTCGTCGATTCACGAGCTGTGGGCACGGCGCATGGGTACACAACTGCGTGAAGCCGAATCGGGCTTCCGCTACACCCCCACGACCTGTTTCGAGACTTTTCCGCTTCCGTGGGCACCCGGCAAAGAGCCGACGACGCACGATGCGTACAAGGCGATTGCTGCTGCCGCGAAAGACCTCGACACGCAGCGCGAGCGCTGGCTGAATCCGCCGGAGTGGATCGAGCCGATCGCGAAGCGGATTGATGCGGCGGACACGTTTGAGGATGTGCCGCGGGAGGCGCGGGCGCTGATCCGTCAGTCGGCGATCATGGCCGCGGCGGCGCAGGACCCCAAGCTGAAGAAGCGCACGCTGACCAATCTGTACAACGAGCGGCCGACGTGGCTTCGCCTGGCGCACGAGCGGCTGGATCGGGCTGTGCTTGCGGCTTACGCGGCGGTCGATCCGAAGGGCGGGTGGAAAGAGGACTGGGCGGAGGTGTGGGTCGAGACGGGTGCGGGGCAGCCGCTGCCATCGGGGCACGCGCTTGAGAAGAGGCGGGGAGAGGTCGAGGAGCGGGTTCTGGGGAATTTGCTGAGGATGAATGGGGAGAGGGTGTAG
- a CDS encoding AAA family ATPase, translated as MDTRSITRLALRNYKSVESCEIEFAPLTILVGRNGVGKSNILDSLRFTTDAVNTTLEFAIRERGGIDQVRRKSLGGRPTHPGVALRLRTSLGEAEYSFRIAAVKGLAFRVDKESCRMIEPDGAIRHEFEIDNGEVRKWTLRSAAPAVSPDRLFLVAASGQPEFRPVWDVLRRMTFHNLNPEAMKLPTRPEPGELLAHDGRNLASVIKQLKASNGGRLDRVLQFMRAIGVPITKIDHKQAGTLETIEVSQEMTVPEGLRNSNFDAISLSDGTIRALGILVSLVSAGASKSAGPTLIGIEEPETALHPAAAGALMEALSEGSESTQIIVTCHSPDLLDHESVSHDMIRPVLLDNGRTVVGRLSPHKAELLGKHLSTAGELLRIDQLEPDPADLKRQEEARGTFYEAPE; from the coding sequence ATGGACACTCGCAGCATAACTCGCTTGGCGCTACGCAATTACAAAAGCGTCGAGTCCTGCGAAATCGAGTTTGCTCCGCTCACGATTCTCGTCGGAAGAAATGGCGTAGGCAAGAGCAACATTCTCGACTCGCTCCGGTTTACGACCGACGCAGTGAACACCACGCTTGAATTCGCCATCCGCGAGCGCGGGGGAATCGACCAGGTTCGCCGCAAATCACTCGGCGGTCGGCCCACTCATCCCGGCGTGGCGCTCCGACTGCGAACCTCTCTTGGTGAGGCGGAGTATTCCTTCCGCATCGCGGCAGTAAAAGGCCTGGCGTTCCGCGTCGACAAAGAATCGTGCCGAATGATCGAGCCCGACGGCGCGATCCGGCACGAGTTTGAAATTGACAACGGGGAAGTGCGCAAGTGGACTCTGCGATCCGCCGCCCCGGCCGTTTCGCCCGACCGCCTATTTCTTGTTGCAGCCTCAGGACAACCCGAGTTTCGCCCCGTTTGGGATGTTCTGCGCAGAATGACCTTTCATAACCTGAATCCCGAAGCGATGAAGTTGCCAACTCGCCCCGAACCCGGGGAACTTCTGGCGCACGATGGAAGAAACCTTGCCAGCGTCATCAAGCAACTCAAGGCGAGCAACGGCGGGCGCCTGGACCGTGTTCTGCAGTTCATGCGGGCCATCGGTGTGCCCATAACAAAGATTGATCACAAACAAGCCGGAACGCTCGAAACCATCGAAGTCTCGCAGGAAATGACCGTTCCAGAAGGTCTTCGGAATTCAAACTTCGATGCCATTTCTCTTTCCGACGGTACGATCCGCGCTTTGGGCATACTCGTCTCACTTGTCTCTGCCGGAGCGTCGAAGTCCGCCGGCCCCACCCTGATCGGGATTGAAGAACCCGAAACCGCGCTCCATCCTGCGGCCGCGGGCGCATTGATGGAGGCGCTCTCAGAGGGTTCTGAATCCACCCAGATTATCGTCACCTGTCACAGCCCGGACCTTTTGGATCACGAAAGCGTTTCGCACGACATGATCCGTCCGGTTTTGCTGGACAACGGTCGCACCGTCGTCGGACGCCTCAGTCCGCACAAAGCCGAGTTGCTCGGAAAGCACCTTTCCACTGCGGGCGAATTACTTCGCATCGACCAGCTCGAACCCGATCCGGCCGACCTGAAACGACAGGAAGAAGCCAGGGGCACGTTCTACGAGGCCCCGGAATGA